One Ostrea edulis chromosome 2, xbOstEdul1.1, whole genome shotgun sequence genomic region harbors:
- the LOC125681236 gene encoding uncharacterized protein LOC125681236, which translates to MYFNYRSKMALLMLKTHDLTWQDHTINVEMMLAPLHAQLLASKHKALSTRCSTVKLIYDKERDTMVKNINIEKRMMERKKSAILKRKSEIAFKRLSSAKSDPTDVRCHTVPNVNQQRGKSAPPILSDARQSEVFLTEIQNMGTKGGNANSEPVGGRKSSVSEVFHPLSSSRNSVKSSVTLPYFTGVQSSSRNESPRYMTTATTHMRGKSVRFEDDEEDERNSEIFFEKINYARLQQKVRSFVDEQDYFNKRPAEYALNFRTRQRFVRNPFGLSSVSKQAPVAKKSSKLSINRNELEQAFDKFCEDKTKDNLHAMMKLATKQKASIRIARDQSFIPALAAKRGAKKFLSVLRKNKVPENEPTENNEERANA; encoded by the coding sequence ATGTACTTCAATTACAGATCTAAAATGGCGCTTCTGATGTTGAAGACTCATGACTTAACGTGGCAAGACCACACGATCAACGTTGAAATGATGCTTGCACCACTGCATGCTCAGCTGCTAGCTAGTAAACACAAAGCGTTATCAACGAGGTGCAGCACAGTCAAGCTCATTTACGACAAAGAACGTGACACCATGGTGAAAAACATTAACATTGAAAAACGAATgatggaaagaaagaaaagtgcAATTCTGAAAAGGAAATCCGAAATTGCTTTCAAACGTCTGTCGTCTGCAAAGAGCGACCCCACAGACGTTCGGTGCCATACTGTTCCCAACGTGAATCAACAACGCGGAAAATCAGCGCCACCTATATTAAGTGACGCAAGGCAATCCGAAGTCTTTCTAACCGAGATTCAAAATATGGGAACGAAAGGAGGTAACGCCAACAGTGAACCTGTAGGTGGAAGGAAAAGCTCCGTGTCTGAAGTATTTCACCCACTCTCTTCATCACGCAACAGTGTCAAATCGTCCGTCACACTACCGTACTTTACAGGAGTGCAGTCGTCCAGTAGAAATGAAAGTCCGCGATATATGACAACAGCCACGACACACATGCGCGGAAAATCTGTTAGATTTGAAGACGACGAAGAAGACGAACGGAACAGCGAGATTTTCTTCGAAAAGATCAACTATGCAAGACTCCAACAAAAAGTGAGATCGTTCGTTGATGAACAAGATTATTTCAACAAACGTCCTGCGGAATACGCATTAAATTTTCGAACTAGACAGCGTTTTGTACGCAACCCTTTCGGTCTAAGCAGTGTAAGCAAACAAGCACCTGTCGCCAAGAAGAGCTCAAAACTTTCGATAAACAGAAATGAATTGGAACAAGCTTTTGACAAGTTTTGTGAAGATAAAACCAAAGATAATTTACATGCAATGATGAAGCTAGCAACCAAACAGAAGGCGAGTATTCGTATTGCTCGAGACCAATCTTTTATTCCTGCCCTAGCAGCCAAGAGAGGCGCAAAGAAATTTCTCTCTGTTCTCAGAAAAAATAAGGTCCCTGAAAATGAGCCTACTGAAAACAATGAAGAACGTGCCAATGCCTAA